A genomic region of Xiphophorus couchianus chromosome 9, X_couchianus-1.0, whole genome shotgun sequence contains the following coding sequences:
- the LOC114151167 gene encoding GRAM domain-containing protein 2B isoform X6 — MPTVGRYMSFRSSKRLKVSSYPVESGGLPAKAKKSRNSQSNGAIKKTEAKKALSLETAQLELQQQHKTLSRHIAVRSETFDGDNKGFERTEGTGTQSSFTKHNKTFHKLFPDIPEGEDLIHAYICALQREVPYHGRLYITDTHACFYSSVLLKDTKVVIPVSSIHTVKKQKTALLVPNALSLRTSEGEKYVFVSLRNRESCYQLLRSVCPQIEDGSTNSSPLFSSGENSFDKIKHVNSSQSSLDDSLDGSETQSLQNQPLQRAHRVEAVPHGNGSGFSSQQTDSSSSEELSESGGSWMWNVTEKAKSLLVQREFSTLNTLLFIYLILVVLLLLSSGYIGLRIVALEEQLTSLGALPEFTLQSGYNKNT; from the exons ATGCCTACTGTTGGTAGGTATATGAGTTTCCGTTCATCAAAGCGATTGAAAGTTAGCAG CTATCCAGTGGAGAGTGGCGGGCTGCCAGCCAAAGCCAAGAAAAGCCGGAACAGCCAGAGCAATGGCGCCATCAAGAAGACTGAGGCGAAGAAAGCCTTGAGTTTAGAAACTGCTCAGCTcgagctccagcagcagcacaaaaccCTCAGCAGACACATCGCCGTCAG ATCGGAGACATTTGATGGTGACAACAAAGGCTTCGAGAGAACAGAAGGCACCGGCACGCAAAGT agtttcacaaagcacaacaaaacattCCACAAGTTGTTTCCAGACATTCCTGAGGGAGAAGACTTGATACATG CATACATCTGTGCTCTGCAGAGAGAAGTGCCATATCATGGTCGCCTCTACATCACAGACACCCACGCCTGTTTCTATTCCTCTGTTCTGCTGAAGGACACTAAG gTTGTCATTCCGGTTTCCTCCATCCACACggtgaagaaacagaaaacagctcTGCTGGTACCCAACGCCTTGTCTCTTCGTACCTCAGAAGGAGAGAAG TACGTCTTTGTGTCACTGAGGAACAGGGAATCGTGTTACCAGCTACTTCGCTCCGTCTGCCCTCAGATAGAG GATGGCAGCACCAACAGTAGCCCTCTCTTTTCCTCAGGCGAAAACAGCTTTGATAAAATCAAACACGTG AACTCCAGCCAGTCCAGCTTGGATGACAGCTTGGATGGTTCTGAAACTCAGTCCTTACAGAACCAGCCTCTACAGAGAGCTCACCGAG TAGAAGCAGTGCCTCATGGAAACGGTTCAGGTTTCAGCAGTCAGCAGACTGACAGCTCATCCTCAGAGGAGCTCTCTGAGTCAG GTGGATCGTGGATGTGGAATGTAACTGAAAAAGCCAAGTCTCTGCTGGTTCAGAGAGAGTTCAGCACCCTCAACACGCTTCTCTTTATTTACTTGATTTT ggtggtactgctgctgctgtcttcGGGTTACATCGGTCTCCGTATCGTGGCTCTAGAAGAACAGCTTACGTCCCTCGGTGCTCTGCCAGAGTTCACCTTACAGAGCGG gtataacaaaaacacataa
- the lim2.2 gene encoding lens intrinsic membrane protein 2.2, with product MLYSLAGGGTLCGVAALVLLIVSTATDFWMQYRYSGSSANQGLWRFCINHKCHAHTITVAFWDATRAFMLLAVLSCFAGTVLGLSAFTNGTKNRRVRTGGIALVLSGFLALLALAVYTGVTVTFFGKRFLDWRFSWSYIIGWVAVILAFAAGVFQLCAYRQTSEEPAPSNNPDS from the exons ATGCTGTACAGTTTAGCAGGAGGAGGCACCCTGTGCGGTGTAGCCGCCCTGGTGCTTCTCATTGTTTCTACAGCAACAGATTTCTGGATGCAGTACCGCTACTCGGGCAGCTCAGCAAATCAGGGGCTTTGGAGGTTCTGCATTAACCACAAATGCCACGCTCACACCATAACCGTAG CCTTCTGGGACGCCACCCGGGCCTTCATGCTTCTGGCCGTGCTGAGCTGTTTTGCTGGTACTGTGCTCGGCCTTAGCGCCTTCACTAATGGCACCAAGAACAGGAGGGTCCGGACCGGAGGCATCGCTCTGGTCCTGTCAG GTTTTCTTGCTCTTCTGGCTTTAGCTGTTTACACAGGAGTGACCGTCACCTTCTTTGGCAAACGCTTCCTGGACTGGCGCTTTTCCTGGTCCTACATTATTGGCTGGGTGGCTGTGATTTTGGCTTTCGCAGCAG GTGTGTTTCAGCTCTGTGCATACCGCCAGACCTCTGAAGAGCCTGCTCCTTCCAATAACCCGGACAGCTGA
- the LOC114151167 gene encoding GRAM domain-containing protein 2B isoform X3 — MLENKRDRLKTFLRKIDEKAIVRLKHFMKESSYPVESGGLPAKAKKSRNSQSNGAIKKTEAKKALSLETAQLELQQQHKTLSRHIAVRSETFDGDNKGFERTEGTGTQSSFTKHNKTFHKLFPDIPEGEDLIHAYICALQREVPYHGRLYITDTHACFYSSVLLKDTKVVIPVSSIHTVKKQKTALLVPNALSLRTSEGEKYVFVSLRNRESCYQLLRSVCPQIEDGSTNSSPLFSSGENSFDKIKHVNSSQSSLDDSLDGSETQSLQNQPLQRAHREAVPHGNGSGFSSQQTDSSSSEELSESGGSWMWNVTEKAKSLLVQREFSTLNTLLFIYLILVVLLLLSSGYIGLRIVALEEQLTSLGALPEFTLQSGYNKNT, encoded by the exons CAGCTATCCAGTGGAGAGTGGCGGGCTGCCAGCCAAAGCCAAGAAAAGCCGGAACAGCCAGAGCAATGGCGCCATCAAGAAGACTGAGGCGAAGAAAGCCTTGAGTTTAGAAACTGCTCAGCTcgagctccagcagcagcacaaaaccCTCAGCAGACACATCGCCGTCAG ATCGGAGACATTTGATGGTGACAACAAAGGCTTCGAGAGAACAGAAGGCACCGGCACGCAAAGT agtttcacaaagcacaacaaaacattCCACAAGTTGTTTCCAGACATTCCTGAGGGAGAAGACTTGATACATG CATACATCTGTGCTCTGCAGAGAGAAGTGCCATATCATGGTCGCCTCTACATCACAGACACCCACGCCTGTTTCTATTCCTCTGTTCTGCTGAAGGACACTAAG gTTGTCATTCCGGTTTCCTCCATCCACACggtgaagaaacagaaaacagctcTGCTGGTACCCAACGCCTTGTCTCTTCGTACCTCAGAAGGAGAGAAG TACGTCTTTGTGTCACTGAGGAACAGGGAATCGTGTTACCAGCTACTTCGCTCCGTCTGCCCTCAGATAGAG GATGGCAGCACCAACAGTAGCCCTCTCTTTTCCTCAGGCGAAAACAGCTTTGATAAAATCAAACACGTG AACTCCAGCCAGTCCAGCTTGGATGACAGCTTGGATGGTTCTGAAACTCAGTCCTTACAGAACCAGCCTCTACAGAGAGCTCACCGAG AAGCAGTGCCTCATGGAAACGGTTCAGGTTTCAGCAGTCAGCAGACTGACAGCTCATCCTCAGAGGAGCTCTCTGAGTCAG GTGGATCGTGGATGTGGAATGTAACTGAAAAAGCCAAGTCTCTGCTGGTTCAGAGAGAGTTCAGCACCCTCAACACGCTTCTCTTTATTTACTTGATTTT ggtggtactgctgctgctgtcttcGGGTTACATCGGTCTCCGTATCGTGGCTCTAGAAGAACAGCTTACGTCCCTCGGTGCTCTGCCAGAGTTCACCTTACAGAGCGG gtataacaaaaacacataa
- the LOC114151167 gene encoding GRAM domain-containing protein 2B isoform X1, with protein sequence MLENKRDRLKTFLRKIDEKAIVRLKHFMKESSYPVESGGLPAKAKKSRNSQSNGAIKKTEAKKALSLETAQLELQQQHKTLSRHIAVRSETFDGDNKGFERTEGTGTQSSFTKHNKTFHKLFPDIPEGEDLIHAYICALQREVPYHGRLYITDTHACFYSSVLLKDTKVVIPVSSIHTVKKQKTALLVPNALSLRTSEGEKYVFVSLRNRESCYQLLRSVCPQIEDGSTNSSPLFSSGENSFDKIKHVNSSQSSLDDSLDGSETQSLQNQPLQRAHRVEAVPHGNGSGFSSQQTDSSSSEELSESGGSWMWNVTEKAKSLLVQREFSTLNTLLFIYLILVVLLLLSSGYIGLRIVALEEQLTSLGALPEFTLQSGYNKNT encoded by the exons CAGCTATCCAGTGGAGAGTGGCGGGCTGCCAGCCAAAGCCAAGAAAAGCCGGAACAGCCAGAGCAATGGCGCCATCAAGAAGACTGAGGCGAAGAAAGCCTTGAGTTTAGAAACTGCTCAGCTcgagctccagcagcagcacaaaaccCTCAGCAGACACATCGCCGTCAG ATCGGAGACATTTGATGGTGACAACAAAGGCTTCGAGAGAACAGAAGGCACCGGCACGCAAAGT agtttcacaaagcacaacaaaacattCCACAAGTTGTTTCCAGACATTCCTGAGGGAGAAGACTTGATACATG CATACATCTGTGCTCTGCAGAGAGAAGTGCCATATCATGGTCGCCTCTACATCACAGACACCCACGCCTGTTTCTATTCCTCTGTTCTGCTGAAGGACACTAAG gTTGTCATTCCGGTTTCCTCCATCCACACggtgaagaaacagaaaacagctcTGCTGGTACCCAACGCCTTGTCTCTTCGTACCTCAGAAGGAGAGAAG TACGTCTTTGTGTCACTGAGGAACAGGGAATCGTGTTACCAGCTACTTCGCTCCGTCTGCCCTCAGATAGAG GATGGCAGCACCAACAGTAGCCCTCTCTTTTCCTCAGGCGAAAACAGCTTTGATAAAATCAAACACGTG AACTCCAGCCAGTCCAGCTTGGATGACAGCTTGGATGGTTCTGAAACTCAGTCCTTACAGAACCAGCCTCTACAGAGAGCTCACCGAG TAGAAGCAGTGCCTCATGGAAACGGTTCAGGTTTCAGCAGTCAGCAGACTGACAGCTCATCCTCAGAGGAGCTCTCTGAGTCAG GTGGATCGTGGATGTGGAATGTAACTGAAAAAGCCAAGTCTCTGCTGGTTCAGAGAGAGTTCAGCACCCTCAACACGCTTCTCTTTATTTACTTGATTTT ggtggtactgctgctgctgtcttcGGGTTACATCGGTCTCCGTATCGTGGCTCTAGAAGAACAGCTTACGTCCCTCGGTGCTCTGCCAGAGTTCACCTTACAGAGCGG gtataacaaaaacacataa
- the LOC114151167 gene encoding GRAM domain-containing protein 2B isoform X4, whose protein sequence is MEKRKDLLSEQSTLDDSNCPGDLSGSYPVESGGLPAKAKKSRNSQSNGAIKKTEAKKALSLETAQLELQQQHKTLSRHIAVRSETFDGDNKGFERTEGTGTQSSFTKHNKTFHKLFPDIPEGEDLIHAYICALQREVPYHGRLYITDTHACFYSSVLLKDTKVVIPVSSIHTVKKQKTALLVPNALSLRTSEGEKYVFVSLRNRESCYQLLRSVCPQIEDGSTNSSPLFSSGENSFDKIKHVNSSQSSLDDSLDGSETQSLQNQPLQRAHRVEAVPHGNGSGFSSQQTDSSSSEELSESGGSWMWNVTEKAKSLLVQREFSTLNTLLFIYLILVVLLLLSSGYIGLRIVALEEQLTSLGALPEFTLQSGYNKNT, encoded by the exons CAGCTATCCAGTGGAGAGTGGCGGGCTGCCAGCCAAAGCCAAGAAAAGCCGGAACAGCCAGAGCAATGGCGCCATCAAGAAGACTGAGGCGAAGAAAGCCTTGAGTTTAGAAACTGCTCAGCTcgagctccagcagcagcacaaaaccCTCAGCAGACACATCGCCGTCAG ATCGGAGACATTTGATGGTGACAACAAAGGCTTCGAGAGAACAGAAGGCACCGGCACGCAAAGT agtttcacaaagcacaacaaaacattCCACAAGTTGTTTCCAGACATTCCTGAGGGAGAAGACTTGATACATG CATACATCTGTGCTCTGCAGAGAGAAGTGCCATATCATGGTCGCCTCTACATCACAGACACCCACGCCTGTTTCTATTCCTCTGTTCTGCTGAAGGACACTAAG gTTGTCATTCCGGTTTCCTCCATCCACACggtgaagaaacagaaaacagctcTGCTGGTACCCAACGCCTTGTCTCTTCGTACCTCAGAAGGAGAGAAG TACGTCTTTGTGTCACTGAGGAACAGGGAATCGTGTTACCAGCTACTTCGCTCCGTCTGCCCTCAGATAGAG GATGGCAGCACCAACAGTAGCCCTCTCTTTTCCTCAGGCGAAAACAGCTTTGATAAAATCAAACACGTG AACTCCAGCCAGTCCAGCTTGGATGACAGCTTGGATGGTTCTGAAACTCAGTCCTTACAGAACCAGCCTCTACAGAGAGCTCACCGAG TAGAAGCAGTGCCTCATGGAAACGGTTCAGGTTTCAGCAGTCAGCAGACTGACAGCTCATCCTCAGAGGAGCTCTCTGAGTCAG GTGGATCGTGGATGTGGAATGTAACTGAAAAAGCCAAGTCTCTGCTGGTTCAGAGAGAGTTCAGCACCCTCAACACGCTTCTCTTTATTTACTTGATTTT ggtggtactgctgctgctgtcttcGGGTTACATCGGTCTCCGTATCGTGGCTCTAGAAGAACAGCTTACGTCCCTCGGTGCTCTGCCAGAGTTCACCTTACAGAGCGG gtataacaaaaacacataa
- the LOC114151167 gene encoding GRAM domain-containing protein 2B isoform X5: protein MPTVGRYMSFRSSKRLKVSSSYPVESGGLPAKAKKSRNSQSNGAIKKTEAKKALSLETAQLELQQQHKTLSRHIAVRSETFDGDNKGFERTEGTGTQSSFTKHNKTFHKLFPDIPEGEDLIHAYICALQREVPYHGRLYITDTHACFYSSVLLKDTKVVIPVSSIHTVKKQKTALLVPNALSLRTSEGEKYVFVSLRNRESCYQLLRSVCPQIEDGSTNSSPLFSSGENSFDKIKHVNSSQSSLDDSLDGSETQSLQNQPLQRAHRVEAVPHGNGSGFSSQQTDSSSSEELSESGGSWMWNVTEKAKSLLVQREFSTLNTLLFIYLILVVLLLLSSGYIGLRIVALEEQLTSLGALPEFTLQSGYNKNT, encoded by the exons ATGCCTACTGTTGGTAGGTATATGAGTTTCCGTTCATCAAAGCGATTGAAAGTTAGCAG CAGCTATCCAGTGGAGAGTGGCGGGCTGCCAGCCAAAGCCAAGAAAAGCCGGAACAGCCAGAGCAATGGCGCCATCAAGAAGACTGAGGCGAAGAAAGCCTTGAGTTTAGAAACTGCTCAGCTcgagctccagcagcagcacaaaaccCTCAGCAGACACATCGCCGTCAG ATCGGAGACATTTGATGGTGACAACAAAGGCTTCGAGAGAACAGAAGGCACCGGCACGCAAAGT agtttcacaaagcacaacaaaacattCCACAAGTTGTTTCCAGACATTCCTGAGGGAGAAGACTTGATACATG CATACATCTGTGCTCTGCAGAGAGAAGTGCCATATCATGGTCGCCTCTACATCACAGACACCCACGCCTGTTTCTATTCCTCTGTTCTGCTGAAGGACACTAAG gTTGTCATTCCGGTTTCCTCCATCCACACggtgaagaaacagaaaacagctcTGCTGGTACCCAACGCCTTGTCTCTTCGTACCTCAGAAGGAGAGAAG TACGTCTTTGTGTCACTGAGGAACAGGGAATCGTGTTACCAGCTACTTCGCTCCGTCTGCCCTCAGATAGAG GATGGCAGCACCAACAGTAGCCCTCTCTTTTCCTCAGGCGAAAACAGCTTTGATAAAATCAAACACGTG AACTCCAGCCAGTCCAGCTTGGATGACAGCTTGGATGGTTCTGAAACTCAGTCCTTACAGAACCAGCCTCTACAGAGAGCTCACCGAG TAGAAGCAGTGCCTCATGGAAACGGTTCAGGTTTCAGCAGTCAGCAGACTGACAGCTCATCCTCAGAGGAGCTCTCTGAGTCAG GTGGATCGTGGATGTGGAATGTAACTGAAAAAGCCAAGTCTCTGCTGGTTCAGAGAGAGTTCAGCACCCTCAACACGCTTCTCTTTATTTACTTGATTTT ggtggtactgctgctgctgtcttcGGGTTACATCGGTCTCCGTATCGTGGCTCTAGAAGAACAGCTTACGTCCCTCGGTGCTCTGCCAGAGTTCACCTTACAGAGCGG gtataacaaaaacacataa
- the LOC114151167 gene encoding GRAM domain-containing protein 2B isoform X2, with protein sequence MLENKRDRLKTFLRKIDEKAIVRLKHFMKESYPVESGGLPAKAKKSRNSQSNGAIKKTEAKKALSLETAQLELQQQHKTLSRHIAVRSETFDGDNKGFERTEGTGTQSSFTKHNKTFHKLFPDIPEGEDLIHAYICALQREVPYHGRLYITDTHACFYSSVLLKDTKVVIPVSSIHTVKKQKTALLVPNALSLRTSEGEKYVFVSLRNRESCYQLLRSVCPQIEDGSTNSSPLFSSGENSFDKIKHVNSSQSSLDDSLDGSETQSLQNQPLQRAHRVEAVPHGNGSGFSSQQTDSSSSEELSESGGSWMWNVTEKAKSLLVQREFSTLNTLLFIYLILVVLLLLSSGYIGLRIVALEEQLTSLGALPEFTLQSGYNKNT encoded by the exons CTATCCAGTGGAGAGTGGCGGGCTGCCAGCCAAAGCCAAGAAAAGCCGGAACAGCCAGAGCAATGGCGCCATCAAGAAGACTGAGGCGAAGAAAGCCTTGAGTTTAGAAACTGCTCAGCTcgagctccagcagcagcacaaaaccCTCAGCAGACACATCGCCGTCAG ATCGGAGACATTTGATGGTGACAACAAAGGCTTCGAGAGAACAGAAGGCACCGGCACGCAAAGT agtttcacaaagcacaacaaaacattCCACAAGTTGTTTCCAGACATTCCTGAGGGAGAAGACTTGATACATG CATACATCTGTGCTCTGCAGAGAGAAGTGCCATATCATGGTCGCCTCTACATCACAGACACCCACGCCTGTTTCTATTCCTCTGTTCTGCTGAAGGACACTAAG gTTGTCATTCCGGTTTCCTCCATCCACACggtgaagaaacagaaaacagctcTGCTGGTACCCAACGCCTTGTCTCTTCGTACCTCAGAAGGAGAGAAG TACGTCTTTGTGTCACTGAGGAACAGGGAATCGTGTTACCAGCTACTTCGCTCCGTCTGCCCTCAGATAGAG GATGGCAGCACCAACAGTAGCCCTCTCTTTTCCTCAGGCGAAAACAGCTTTGATAAAATCAAACACGTG AACTCCAGCCAGTCCAGCTTGGATGACAGCTTGGATGGTTCTGAAACTCAGTCCTTACAGAACCAGCCTCTACAGAGAGCTCACCGAG TAGAAGCAGTGCCTCATGGAAACGGTTCAGGTTTCAGCAGTCAGCAGACTGACAGCTCATCCTCAGAGGAGCTCTCTGAGTCAG GTGGATCGTGGATGTGGAATGTAACTGAAAAAGCCAAGTCTCTGCTGGTTCAGAGAGAGTTCAGCACCCTCAACACGCTTCTCTTTATTTACTTGATTTT ggtggtactgctgctgctgtcttcGGGTTACATCGGTCTCCGTATCGTGGCTCTAGAAGAACAGCTTACGTCCCTCGGTGCTCTGCCAGAGTTCACCTTACAGAGCGG gtataacaaaaacacataa